The following proteins are co-located in the Silene latifolia isolate original U9 population chromosome 1, ASM4854445v1, whole genome shotgun sequence genome:
- the LOC141606475 gene encoding putative aquaporin NIP-type, producing the protein MSSKVSHVDDVKLAMLEEGSVRSTHHIQAVMASPVDPTIVPPVSSFSADLVASTLQKLIAEVMGTYFLVFLGCGAIVVEKMNGSITHTGICVTWGLIIMIVVYTFEHISCHFNPAVTVTYAILRGFPWMQVPLYIGAQLLGSILASGTLDLLFNTTPEMFFGSAPSGSDAQCLVMEIIISFILMFVIFSVAFDDRAYNQFAGVAIGMTVLINALVAGTISGASMNPARSIGPAIVKHIYKGLWIYVVGPIIGCIAGGIAYNFLKIMDKLPSKLKETTSIQKMSVNCLTILKGTLFDAFHKVH; encoded by the exons ATGTCATCAAAGGTTAGTCACGTCGACGACGTCAAACTTGCAATGTTGGAGGAAGGATCTGTTCGAAGCACCCACCACATTCAAGCGGTGATGGCTTCTCCCGTCGACCCCACCATTGTCCCTCCCGTATCGAGCTTCTCAGCAGACCTAGTTGCGTCCACATTGCAAAAG TTGATAGCGGAGGTGATGGGTACATATTTTCTAGTATTCTTAGGATGTGGAGCAATTGTTGTGGAGAAGATGAATGGTTCGATTACTCATACGGGAATTTGTGTGACTTGGGGCCTAATAATAATGATCGTGGTTTACACATTTGAGCATATTTCCTGTCATTTTAATCCAGCAGTCACCGTTACTTATGCCATTTTAAGAGGCTTCCCTTGGATGCAG GTTCCTTTGTATATTGGTGCACAATTATTGGGGTCAATACTTGCAAGCGGAACTTTGGATCTTTTATTTAACACAACTCCTGAGATGTTTTTCGGAAGTGCTCCATCTGGTTCCGATGCTCAGTGTCTGGTTATGGAAATAATCATTTCTTTCATTCTCATGTTCGTCATTTTTAGCGTTGCCTTTGACGACAGAGCG TATAATCAGTTCGCTGGAGTTGCTATTGGAATGACAGTACTCATAAACGCCTTGGTTGCCGG AACTATCTCAGGAGCATCAATGAATCCGGCAAGGAGTATTGGGCCGGCAATTGTCAAGCATATCTATAAAGGCCTTTGGATTTATGTGGTCGGTCCAATAATTGGGTGCATAGCCGGTGGTATAGCTTATAACTTCCTCAAAATTATGGACAAATTACCATCCAAACTCAAAGAAACCACTTCTATTCAGAAGATGTCCGTCAATTGTCTTACTATCTTGAAAGGCACATTATTTGATGCATTTCACAAAGTTCATTAG